AAATTCTCCGGAATATACATTGATCACCGTGCCTCCCTTAATATAAAGGTCGGCGGGTCGCATTCCTTGCGCTACTTCAATCAATTCGCGGCGCGCTGCATTTGGTTTCAAATCCGCTCTCCTTTCTGAAAATTACAGATAAACCTCCGCAAACGGGTTAATGGCTCTTTCGCGAGACGCGGATAAATGGATGTCTGGAGCATGTTCAAACACACTTTCAAAATATCGAACGGCTTGAGTGGAGATGAGTTGGTGAATATGCCAGAACAAATCCCTGGCAACATTGCCGTTCCAAGCACTCGGCAAAAAATCCATTGGAAAACCGGGGTCCTTAAATAAAAACTTTCGATAGATATGGACGAGATATATGCGTTCGACAAACGCCTCCACATCTGTTAAGGTATTGTCCCAAACACGATCTTTTAATTGTTCATATTTGGGCTTGTATGTTTCAATAAATGTCTGGTATTCGCTCTGTATTTCGTGCAGATTCCATCCCTTTTCAATGATATACTGGTTGTCATGAGAGATGACGGAAGCGGAACTGAACAACATCGTGTAATCATATAAGTCGTATGTGCGGACCATTTCCATTATTTGTTCCTCCAAAGGATTGGGACTGACCCATGTTCCATTGGACATCAAACCGAAACCGGTCCATAGCAGTTCCTTACGAATTTGATTCCGCAAATCCCTTTTCTCCTCGGGAACGGAATAAGTCAATATCCGCCAATAACCATCCCATTTATGGTTATTCACGGAATAGACTCTCCTGACGCCGTCTTCGATCCGGCGCTTTCCTTTATCGGTAAGACTGTAATAGCTTTTGTTTCCGACTCTTCTGACTTTGAGCAAATCTTGTTGGACCATTCTCAATGTCGCGCCTCGTACCGACGATTCGGATATGCCGAATTCCGACATCATGCGGATTAAACTGCCGATCCATATCTCTCCGCCGTAATAACGAATAAAATCGCCGAACAACGTAAACATCAGTGATCTGGGTTTCACAATATCACCTTCTAGTTTGGTTTTTTTCCCAAGTGATGCACTGATATCAAGAGTATGCCAGTTTGGCGAAAATTGCAAGATTACGGCGCGCGCGCTTGAACGACCGATTTCCTATGCTCTAAGCCTGAATCTTTGGATTTTCCCCGTGGTCGTTTTTGGCAATTCGTCCAAAAACTCAATCAATCTGGGGTATTTATAAGGAGCCAACTCCTGTTTCAAGAACGCCTGCAGTTCACGTTTCAAACCATCCGATGCAATAACGTTTTCTTTTAAGACAACGTAGGCTTTGGGAGTCATGAGATTATTTTCCGTCATTACACCTACCACCGCAGCCTCGAGAACGACTTCATGCTTGATTAAAGCGTTTTCAATTTCAATGGGAGACACCCAGATTCCGCCAACCTTCATCATGTCATCCGAACGCCCGCAATACCAGAAGTACCCGTCATCGTCCATGTAGTATTTATCACCGGTCTGCAGCCACTCTCCAATGAACTTTCGTTTGTTTTCTTCATGCAAGTTCCAGTAGCCGTGAGCGATGCTGTCACCCTTGATAATCAAATCTCCCGTTTCATTGGGAGGGAGGGCAACTCCCATTTCATTCACAATTTTTGCTTCATATCCTGGCACTACTTTGCCGGTGCTTCCTTCCCGGATGTCCCCGATTCTATTGGATATAAAAATATGTAGAGCTTCGGTGGAACCGATACCGTCAAGAATATCCACTCCGAAAAGCTTTCTCCATTTCTCGGAATATGGTGCTGGCAGGGACTCGCCGGCCGAGACGCAAATCCTGAGCGACGACAGATCGTATGGATTGCCCGTGCGTTCAGCCAAATCAATCAACGCTCCGTACAGCGTAGGAACACCGAAAAAGATGGTCGGTCGATACTTTTCGATCGTTTCCATGACCAACTCGGGCGTACAGCGGTCCGGAACCAATACTGTCGAAGCCCCTGCGCCGAGTGGGAAATACATTCCGTTTCCCATCCCGTAAGCGAAAAAAAGCTTGGACGCCGAAAAAGTAATGTCATTTTCGCTTATTTTCAACACCTTTTTGGCATATGCGTTGTATGCTGCTTCCATATCCCGTTGCAAATGAATAACGCCTTTGGGATTCCCCGTGCTTCCGGAACTGTACAGCCAAAATGCGGCATCATTATGATTCGTTATTGCCGTTTCCAATTGTGCGGAAGCATTTCCAGTCCACTCTCGGTAACTGATTAAACCGGGAATATTGTTAGCGTTTTCAAAAATAACAATAACATGCTTGAGAAAAACGAACCGCTCCCGCAAATGATTGATTTTGTTCCATAGATCCTCATTAGTGATGACTACTTTCGCCCTGCTGTTATTCAAAAAATATTCGAAGTCGGATGGGGTCATTGTTGTATTGACTGGAATCGGAATTGCTCCGATTTTAATGGCCCCGAAGAAGGATGCGATAAATTCGGGAGAATCGTAACAGGCCAGAAGGACCCGACTTTCCATTTCGACTCCAAGTTGTCTGAGGGCATTTCCAACCCGGTTGACTTGATCCTGCAGTTGTTTGAATGTTATTTTCTCATTCAAATAGTGAATGGCAACTTTGTCGCCAATACCGTTATTCACATTTTTATCGATAA
The sequence above is a segment of the Ferviditalea candida genome. Coding sequences within it:
- the paaX gene encoding phenylacetic acid degradation operon negative regulatory protein PaaX, whose product is MKPRSLMFTLFGDFIRYYGGEIWIGSLIRMMSEFGISESSVRGATLRMVQQDLLKVRRVGNKSYYSLTDKGKRRIEDGVRRVYSVNNHKWDGYWRILTYSVPEEKRDLRNQIRKELLWTGFGLMSNGTWVSPNPLEEQIMEMVRTYDLYDYTMLFSSASVISHDNQYIIEKGWNLHEIQSEYQTFIETYKPKYEQLKDRVWDNTLTDVEAFVERIYLVHIYRKFLFKDPGFPMDFLPSAWNGNVARDLFWHIHQLISTQAVRYFESVFEHAPDIHLSASRERAINPFAEVYL
- a CDS encoding benzoate-CoA ligase family protein; protein product: MELRGIGSLYNAAATFIDKNVNNGIGDKVAIHYLNEKITFKQLQDQVNRVGNALRQLGVEMESRVLLACYDSPEFIASFFGAIKIGAIPIPVNTTMTPSDFEYFLNNSRAKVVITNEDLWNKINHLRERFVFLKHVIVIFENANNIPGLISYREWTGNASAQLETAITNHNDAAFWLYSSGSTGNPKGVIHLQRDMEAAYNAYAKKVLKISENDITFSASKLFFAYGMGNGMYFPLGAGASTVLVPDRCTPELVMETIEKYRPTIFFGVPTLYGALIDLAERTGNPYDLSSLRICVSAGESLPAPYSEKWRKLFGVDILDGIGSTEALHIFISNRIGDIREGSTGKVVPGYEAKIVNEMGVALPPNETGDLIIKGDSIAHGYWNLHEENKRKFIGEWLQTGDKYYMDDDGYFWYCGRSDDMMKVGGIWVSPIEIENALIKHEVVLEAAVVGVMTENNLMTPKAYVVLKENVIASDGLKRELQAFLKQELAPYKYPRLIEFLDELPKTTTGKIQRFRLRA